One window from the genome of Deltaproteobacteria bacterium encodes:
- a CDS encoding AsnC family transcriptional regulator produces the protein MDIIDKKILNIIQKDFPIVAEPFKVVADKVGINEDEILERIARMKQEGIIRRIGAVFDSRKMGFVSTLCAARVPEERLKAFVEVVNSYAGVTHNYRRNHEYNVWFTFIAPDEETLAKSLDEIRDKTGINDVISMSATRTFKIDASFEL, from the coding sequence ATGGACATCATCGACAAAAAGATTTTGAATATCATCCAGAAGGATTTCCCCATAGTGGCGGAGCCTTTCAAGGTGGTAGCCGATAAGGTAGGCATTAATGAGGATGAAATCCTGGAGCGCATTGCCAGAATGAAGCAAGAAGGAATCATCCGCCGGATTGGAGCGGTCTTTGATTCTAGAAAGATGGGCTTTGTGAGCACTCTCTGCGCTGCCCGGGTGCCGGAAGAAAGATTGAAAGCCTTCGTTGAGGTGGTAAACTCCTATGCCGGTGTCACCCATAATTACCGGAGAAACCATGAGTACAACGTGTGGTTTACTTTTATCGCGCCTGATGAGGAGACATTGGCAAAATCCCTGGATGAAATACGTGATAAGACGGGGATCAATGATGTCATCAGTATGTCCGCGACGCGGACTTTTAAGATCGATGCCAGCTTTGAATTGTGA
- a CDS encoding type II toxin-antitoxin system HicB family antitoxin: protein MIDLEYSLIIEATKEPDFFGFYSPDLQGFSGVGHSVEDCIYKARWGLIEHVSLLKEQGLPVPPKNPNPKIIIQNEETLIAA, encoded by the coding sequence ATGATAGATTTAGAATATTCTTTGATAATTGAGGCGACGAAGGAACCTGACTTTTTTGGGTTCTATTCGCCTGATTTGCAGGGCTTTTCTGGAGTTGGTCATTCCGTAGAAGATTGCATTTATAAAGCAAGATGGGGATTGATCGAACATGTCAGTTTATTGAAAGAACAAGGGTTGCCTGTTCCTCCAAAGAACCCGAATCCTAAAATCATTATTCAGAATGAGGAGACGTTAATAGCTGCTTGA
- a CDS encoding type II toxin-antitoxin system HicA family toxin — translation MTNGPYPPILTAKQLISILERLGFSHRPLTATSHRRYVHPDGRRTTVPVHTGQDIGRGLLRKILRDIKVTPDEFKNPL, via the coding sequence ATGACGAATGGGCCATATCCTCCCATACTCACCGCGAAACAACTTATATCTATCCTTGAACGGTTAGGATTCAGCCACCGGCCACTCACAGCAACGAGTCATCGCCGCTATGTGCATCCCGACGGACGACGAACTACTGTTCCTGTTCATACCGGCCAGGATATCGGAAGAGGATTACTCCGTAAAATACTCAGGGACATCAAAGTAACGCCAGATGAGTTTAAGAATCCGTTATAA
- a CDS encoding type II toxin-antitoxin system HicA family toxin — protein MKFSELVRLLEENGFRLIKEKGSIRYYGKSGWNNLIRVDYHGAKEVPKGTCHAILKDAGIKK, from the coding sequence ATGAAATTTAGTGAACTTGTTCGATTGTTGGAGGAGAATGGTTTCAGGTTAATAAAGGAAAAGGGGTCTATTCGTTATTATGGTAAGTCTGGTTGGAACAATCTGATCCGGGTCGATTATCATGGTGCAAAGGAAGTTCCTAAAGGCACGTGCCATGCAATATTGAAGGATGCAGGGATCAAGAAATAA
- a CDS encoding cupin domain-containing protein codes for MKITKYTDIKATHFESDKAKGVAGRVVIGKKDGADNFCMRIFEISPGGNTPKHSHDWEHEIFIHAGEGEIYENGKWNPIKSGDVVFMPGNEEHQIRNSGKELFIFVCLVPSKAPEL; via the coding sequence ATGAAGATTACAAAGTATACCGACATCAAAGCTACTCATTTTGAAAGTGACAAAGCAAAAGGGGTAGCAGGACGAGTGGTTATCGGCAAGAAAGACGGTGCGGATAATTTTTGCATGCGCATCTTCGAGATTTCTCCCGGAGGAAATACGCCGAAGCATTCGCACGATTGGGAACATGAAATATTCATTCATGCAGGCGAAGGCGAAATTTATGAAAATGGTAAATGGAACCCCATCAAATCCGGTGATGTTGTCTTTATGCCGGGCAATGAAGAACATCAGATTAGAAATTCCGGCAAGGAGTTATTCATTTTCGTCTGTCTTGTTCCATCGAAAGCCCCTGAGCTATAG
- the ahbD gene encoding heme b synthase, whose product MKSRQLPILPHTLRMVAWEVTRSCNLACIHCRASSVHGPYEGELSTDQGFKLLDEIAAFSKPVIILTGGEPLLRKDIFKIASYGDKKGLRMVLATNGTLVTEEIAGKMIDAGIKRVSISIDGEDAQSHDAFRKVAGAFDGALAGIEAMKTAGMEFQINTTITKANLDQIQGIMDLAIGLGAAAHHIFLLVPTGRGKEMSEQAISPEDYEKTLNWFYEEGLHCPIQLKATCAPHYYRIFHQKSKGSGKEGAGSPLHTMTRGCLGGSSFCFISHTGQVQPCGYLEVDCGRIKEKGFEDIWNNSPIFQNLRDLNQYKGKCGRCEFIKVCGGCRARAYEITGDYLAEEPFCIYEPKT is encoded by the coding sequence ATGAAATCTCGACAATTACCCATTTTACCCCACACCCTTCGCATGGTTGCCTGGGAAGTAACCCGGAGCTGCAACCTTGCCTGCATTCATTGCCGGGCATCCTCGGTGCATGGCCCCTACGAGGGAGAGCTTTCCACTGACCAGGGATTCAAACTCTTAGACGAAATCGCCGCCTTCAGCAAGCCGGTAATCATCCTCACCGGCGGGGAGCCGCTCCTGCGCAAAGACATATTTAAAATTGCTTCTTATGGAGATAAGAAAGGACTCCGCATGGTCCTGGCTACCAATGGGACACTGGTGACTGAAGAGATCGCCGGAAAGATGATTGACGCCGGTATCAAGCGGGTCAGCATCAGTATTGACGGTGAGGATGCGCAAAGCCATGATGCCTTCCGTAAAGTTGCCGGCGCCTTTGACGGAGCACTTGCCGGCATTGAGGCGATGAAAACAGCGGGGATGGAATTCCAGATCAACACGACGATCACGAAAGCAAATCTGGACCAGATCCAGGGCATCATGGATCTGGCCATCGGGCTGGGGGCTGCTGCCCATCATATCTTCCTCCTCGTCCCCACCGGACGGGGTAAAGAGATGTCCGAACAGGCAATATCGCCGGAGGATTATGAAAAAACGCTGAATTGGTTCTACGAGGAAGGCCTCCATTGCCCGATTCAGCTCAAGGCCACCTGCGCCCCTCATTATTACCGGATTTTCCACCAAAAGAGCAAGGGGTCAGGAAAAGAGGGGGCGGGAAGTCCATTGCATACCATGACGCGGGGTTGTCTGGGGGGGAGTTCCTTCTGCTTTATCTCTCATACCGGACAGGTACAGCCCTGCGGATATCTCGAGGTCGACTGCGGCCGGATCAAAGAGAAAGGATTCGAGGACATCTGGAACAACTCACCGATATTTCAAAACCTGCGTGATCTGAATCAATACAAAGGCAAATGCGGCCGATGTGAATTCATCAAGGTCTGCGGCGGCTGCCGCGCACGAGCCTACGAAATCACCGGGGACTACCTTGCCGAGGAACCGTTCTGTATTTATGAACCGAAAACCTGA
- a CDS encoding type II toxin-antitoxin system HicB family antitoxin: METYRFQVIIEQDEDGFYVTDVPALPGCHTQGRTFEEALENIREVIAMCIQEMREDGQFIPPRYPEVIGIKTLEIAV; the protein is encoded by the coding sequence ATGGAAACCTACCGTTTTCAGGTGATTATCGAACAGGATGAAGACGGCTTTTATGTTACAGATGTTCCCGCCTTGCCCGGCTGCCACACCCAGGGAAGAACTTTTGAAGAAGCCTTGGAGAACATCCGCGAAGTAATTGCCATGTGCATTCAAGAAATGCGGGAGGACGGTCAGTTTATCCCTCCCCGATACCCGGAAGTGATTGGCATAAAGACCCTCGAAATTGCAGTCTAA